In Sphingomonas sp. SUN019, the genomic window AACCTACGATCGCTATCGTACGCGGCTGGAGACCTATTTCGATCGCACCGCGTCGAAGGCGTGGGAACAGCTTACCTCCGACGCTCCGGTCAGCAGCATCCGCGCCACCGTCCGGGCGGGGCGTGAGCGGATGCGCGGCACGTTGCTGTCGTGGCTGCCCGACGACTTGACGGGCATACGGTTGCTCGACGCGGGATGCGGCACGGGTTCGCTTGCGATCGAAGCTGCCGAGCGCGGTGCCGAAGTGGTCGCGATCGACGTCGCGGGCAGCCTTGTCGCTGTCGCGCGGCGGCGTGCGCCCGCGCACCTGGCGATCGACTGGCGTGTCGGCGACATGCTCGATCCTGCGCTCGGGCGGTTCGACCATGTCGTCGCGATGGATTCGCTGATCCATTATCCCGCGTCCGAGATCGTCGCGACGCTCCGCGCGCTGGCCGGGCGAACGAACGGCTCGATCGTCTTTACCTTCGCGCCGCAGACGCCGCTGCTGATGGCGATGCTCGGCATGGGGCGGCTGTTCCCGCGCGGCAACCGCTCCCCTGCGATCCTGCCGATGCGCGACCGGCTGCTCCGCACGCTGATCGGCGATACGATCCCGACGGCGCGGATCGGTCGCGATCAACGCATCTCGGCCAGTTTCTACACCAGTCATGCGATGGAGGTGCTGACCGCATGAGCGGCATGGCCGCCCTCAAGGCCTCACTGGCCCCGCAATCGACGCCTGACGGCGCGCCCGAAAACAGCCGTGCCGACGCGCTGAAGAACGGCGCGTTCTGGAACCGGCTCGGTACGCGGTTCCTGCCGTTCGCGGATGCGGCGAGCGCGGAATTGCCGCTCGCGCGGTTGCTGCGGCTGTCGCTGTTCCAGGTGTCGGTCGGGATGGCCGCCGTGCTGCTGACCGGCACGCTCAACCGCGTGATGATCGTCGAGTTGGGCATGTCGGCCAGCATCGTCGCGGCGATGGTTTCGCTGCCGTTGCTGTTCGCGCCCCTGCGCGCGCTCGTCGGGCACCGGTCGGACCACCACCGCTCGCTGCTCGGGTGGAAGCGCGTACCGTATATCTGGTTCGGGACGCTGATGCAGTTCGGCGGGCTCGCGTTGCTCCCATTCGCGCTGCTCGTCATGTCGGGCGGCGGACAAGGCCCCGCGATCGGCGGCCAGATCGGCGCGGCGTTCGCGTTCCTGCTGATCGGCGCGGGGATGCACACGACGCAGACCGCAGGCCTCGCGCTCGCGACCGATCTCGCCCCCGAAGCGTCGCGCCCGCGCGTCGTCGCATTGCTCTACGTCATGCTGCTGCTCGGCATGATGGTCAGCGCGCTCGTCATCGGGCGGTTGCTAACCGATTTCACCCCGACCAAGCTCGTCCGCATCGTGCAGGGCGCGGCCGTCGTCACGATGGTGCTGAACCTCACCGCTTTGTGGAAGCAGGAGGCGCGCAACCGCGCCGCGACCGACCCGCAAGCGCCGCGTCCCGCGTTCGCCGCGATGTGGCGGCAGTTCGTTGCGCAACCGCGAACGATGCGGTTGCTGGTCGCGGTCGGATTGGGCGCGGCGGCGTTCTCGATGCAGGACGTACTGCTGGAGCCTTACGGCGGGCAGGTGCTCGGCCTGTCGGTCGGCGCGACGACCCGACTCACCGCATTGTGGGCGGCGGGGATGCTCGCCGGGTTCGCGCTCGCCGCGCGGCAATTGGGCGCAGGCGACGATCCGCACCGGCTCGCCGGGTTCGGCGGGGTGGTCGGGATCGCCGCCTTCCTGTGCGTGATCTTCGCCGCGCCGTTCACCGCCCCCGGATTGCTCTCGGTCGGTGCGTTGCTGATCGGTTTCGGCGCAGGATTGTTCTCGGTCGGCACGCTGACCGCCGCGATGAATATCGCCGATGAAGGGCGCACCGGCCTGGCGTTGGGTGCCTGGGGTGCGGTGCAGGCGACCTGCGCGGGCGCGGCGATCGCGGTCGGCGCGGTCGTGCGCGACCTCGTCTCCGCCGCTGCGGTCGCGCGCGATCTGGGACCGACGCTCGCCGCCCCCGCGACGGGTTATGCGCTCGTGTATCTGGTCGAGATCGCGCTTCTGCTCGGCACGATCGTCGCGCTCGGTCCGCTCGTCCGCGGCCGTGCGCACGAAATCAATCAACCGGCCCGGTTCGGCCTCAGCGAATTTCCGATCTGAAGGGGATGCTACGATGAACCTGGAACTCACCCGCGGAATCGACGTGGCGTTGCTGGTGTTCTACGCCTTCGTCCTGTTCTTCATCGCGCTGATCTTCTACCTGCGCCGAGAGGATCGCCGTGAAGGCTATCCGCTGGAGGACACGGTCACGGGCCGCGTCGACAGCCCCGGCGGGCCGCTGTCGCAGGCCACGCCCAAGACCTTTCGCCTGCCCCACGGACTCGGCTTCTCGACCACGCCCACCAAAGGGCGCGAGGCGGTGGACATCGCCGCACGCCGCACCGATCGCTTCCCCGGTGCGCCTTATTCGCCGACCGGCGATCCGCTGGCCGACGGCATCGGCCCCGCGGCCTGGGCCGATCGCGCCAAGCGCCCCGATGTGGATATGGAAGGCCATCCGCGGATCGCGCCGCTCAGCACATTGAGCGATTTCTTCGTCGCGCGCGGCGATCCGTCGCTGGTCGGCTGGCCGGTCTATGGCGCGGACGGCGCGAAGGCGGGCGTCGTCGCCGACCTGTGGGTCGATCGCGCCGAACGGCTGGTGCGCTATCTGCAGATCGAGGCCGCAGGCGTCGGGCGCGGCGTGCTCGCGCCGATGACGATGGCCAAGGTCGATCGCCGCCGCGGCCATGTCGTGATCGATGCGCTGAACGCCGCGCAGTTCGCGGGCGCGCCGGTTCCGGCCGAAAGCAACACGATCACGCTGTATGAGGAAGAACGCGTCGTCGCATACTTCGGCGGCGGCTATCTCTACGCCAACGCCAGTCGACAGGAGCCGTACCTGTGACCCCGACCGAATATGAAGTCGAACCGATCCCCGGCCTGCCCGGCCATTTGCCGCCGGGCGAGCGCATCCTGTGGCAGGGTTCGCCCGATCGCCGCACGCTGGCCCGCACCGCGTTCCACACACGATTGGTGGCGGCGTATTTCCTCGCGCTCGCAATCGTCTCCGCAGTGTCGGGATCGATGTTCGGCCTGCTGATGACCGCCACGCTCGGCACTTTGTCGGTCATCCTCCTCAACCTCCTCGCCTGGTGGTCCGCGCGATCGACGATCTACACGCTGACCGACCGGCGGATCGTGCTGCGGATCGGCATGGCGTTGCCGACCTGCATCAACCTGCCGCTGATGCAGGTCGGGGCGGCGGGACTTCATCTGCACACGAACGGCGTCGGCGATGTCGCGCTGGCGCTCGCGACGCGGCAGCCGCTCGGTTACGCGACATTGTGGCCGCACGCGCGGCCGTGGAAGCTTGCGCGGCCCGAACCGATGCTGCGCAGCATCGACGACGCGACGCGGGTCGGCGCGCTGATCGCGCGGACCTGTCTTTCGGTCAATCCGACCGGGGCGCTGACCCCGGCCACGACGCCCGACGCGCATTATCCCGAGGCGGTGGCGGCATGAGCAAGCACGACCACGACAATATGCTGCCACGCGGCGCGCTGTATTTCGCGGGCGGGCTGGTGATCTTCGCGCTCGCCGCGACCGCGACCGCGCGCATCGCGAACATAACGCCTGCCGCCTCACCCGCCGTGCTGCGCGCCGAGACCAAGGACGCGCCCATTGCGTCGCGGCACCTGCGCTTCGTCGATCGCGGCGAAGGCGCGGTGGTCATCACCGATACGCAAACCGGACAGATCGCGCATATCGTCAAGGCGGGCGAGGAAACCGGCTTCATCCGCGGCGTGATGCGCGGGCTGGCGCGCGAACGCCGGATGCACGGCATCGGCAATACGCCGCCGTTCGTCCTGACCCAGTGGCGCGACGGCCAACTGAGCCTGGACGACAGCGCGACCGGGCGTTCGATCGAACTCGGCGCATTCGGCAACACCAACCGCGCCGCCTTCGCCGCCTTGCTGGAACACACGACATGATCGGCCGGACCAGCTTCGACACGCCGTGCCGTGTGGAGATCGAACACAGCGAGGAATTTCTCTGCGCGCACGTCGACCTGCCCGACGCGATCGAGATTCGCCCCGGCGACCAGGTTCGCGTCCACGGCGGCGGCTTCGCGGTGCCGTTCGGCGAACGCCGCGTGTTCGAACGCACCGCGACGGTCGAACGTGCGGGCGCGCTCGAACGGCTGTGGACGAAGGTCGCCGGGCATTTCGAAATGGCCGAACTCTACGAAGTCAGCTTCAGTCCGGGAGCGATCCGATGAACGCCATCACCAAGATCGAAGCGGCGGACACCCTCGCCATCGCGCGCGAGGATACGGTCCTCAGCCCGCGCTTCTACACCACCGATTTCGCCGCGATGGACCGGATCGACGTGACCCCGGTGCGCGCCGAATGGGACGCGCTGATCGCCGAAATGGCGGCCGATCCGAACAAGCGCCACTTCCGCCGTGACGAAAGCTTTACCGGCGTCATCGAAAGCCTGCCCGACGGGTTGCGGCAGGAATTTACCGACTTCCTCGTCAGTTCGCTGACCGCCGAATTTTCCGGCTGCATCCTGTATGCGGAAATCGCCAAGCGCGTGAAGAACCCCGACATCCGGCAATTGTTCAAGCTGATGAGCCGCGACGAAAGCCGCCACGCGGGCTTCATCAACGATACGCTGAAGGACGCCGGGATCGGCATCGACCTGGGCTTCCTGACGCGGACCAAGAAATACACCTACTTCCGGCCGAAGTTCATCTTCTACGCGACGTATCTTAGCGAGAAGATCGGTTACGCGCGCTACATCACGATCTACCGCCATCTGGCGAAGCACCCCGAACTGCGCTTCCACCCGATCTTCCAGTGGTTCGAACTGTGGTGCAACGACGAATTCCGCCACGGCGACGCCTTTGCGTTGCTGATGCGCGCGGATCCGAAACTGCTGAGCGGCGTCAACAAACTGTGGGTCCGGTTCTTCCTCGTCGCGGTGTATGCCACGATGTACGTCCGCGATCACAACCGCCCCGCCTTCCACGCCGCGCTCGGCATCGATCCGTCCGATTATGATGCGCAGGTGTTCCGAATCTGCAGCGAGATCAGCCGTCAGGCCTTCCCGCTGACGCTCGACACCGACGCGCCGGGTTTCCGCGCCGGGCTGGAGGCGATGCGCCGGGCCGCAGCACGGATCGACGCGGGCAAGGCCAAGGGCGGGATCGCCGGGTTCGCGCAGCGCGCCGTCGGCGTCGCGGGTGCTGCGGTCACCTTCGCGCGGCTCTACCTGCACCGCACGAAGAAGAGCGAGGCCCCCGCGACGATCCGGCTGGTTCCGGCCTGGTGACGCTGGCGCCGCTCCTGTTCGCGCTCGTCATGTGGTTCGTCGGCACAGGCGCGGTCGTGTGGCTGGACAGCCGCCCGCGCGCGACGTTCCGCACCAGCTTTCGGATGGCGGGAATCGTCGCGCTAGCGGCGACCGCGGTCGTCTGGGCGACGCGCGGCGCGTACGACGCGACCGGTGCGTATATCGGGTTCGCCGCCGCAATCGCGATCTGGGGCTGGCACGAACTCGGCTTCCTGATGGGGTTCGTCGCGGGACCGAACCACACCCCCCGGCCCGCCGACGCCACCGGCTGGCGGCGCTTCCGCCTCGCCACCGCGACGGTCATTCACCACGAACTCGCACTCGCCGCCACTGCATTGGCGCTCGCGGCGCTGACCTGGGGCCAGCCGAACCAGAGCGCGACGCTGACCTTCGCGTTGCTGTTCGCGCTCAGGTTGTCGGCGAAGTTGAACCTCTATCTCGGCGTTCCGAACCTCAGCGACGAGATTTTCCCGGAACACCTTGCTTATCTGAAAACTCATTTCGGACGGCCGCGCGCGATGAACGCGTTGTTCCCGTTCTCGCTGTTGCTGGCGGGCGGGGCGTTCTGGTGGGCGTGGAGCGTCGCCGACGCGACGAGCGGCGGGACCGCCACCGCCGCGACGCTGATCGCGGGGCTTGCCGCGCTCGGTTTCGTCGAGCATCTTTTCCTGGTGTTGCCGCTCCGCGACGGGGCGATGTGGCGCTGGGCTTCGAACAGGGCCGTAAAGCCCGTCGTCATCACTGGAGGGGAGCCAAATCATGGCCAATGAGACGTTCGCCAAGGACACGTTCACAAGCGCGACGATGGATTATGAATCCTTCTTCGAACGCGAACTGGCGACGTTACGGGACGACGGGCGCTACCGCATCTTCGCCGAACTGGAACGCAAGCGCGGCGCCTTCCCGCGCGCGGCGCGCCACGCCGACGGCGCGGTCAGCGACGTGACCGTCTGGTGCTCGAACGACTATCTCGGCATGGGCCAGCATCCCGTCGTGATCGACGCGATGCACGCGATGCTCGACCAATGCGGCGCGGGTGCGGGCGGCACGCGCAACATCTCCGGCACCACCCACGCGCACGTTCTGCTCGAGGAAGAACTGGCCGATTTGCACAACAAGGAAGCGGCGCTGCTGTTCACCAGCGGTTATGTCTCGAACTGGGCGGCGCTGTCGACGCTCGCGAGCCGCCTGTCCGATTGCGTCGTGATGTCCGATGCGCTGAATCACGCGTCGATGATCGAGGGCATTCGTCACAGCCGCGCCGAATGCCAGCGCTTCACGCACAATTCGCCCGAAGATCTCGATCGCCGCCTGTCGCAGGTAGCGCCGGGCCGTGCGAAGCTGGTCGCGTTCGAAAGCGTATATTCAATGGACGGCGACATCGCGCCGATCGCCGAGATCCTCGACGTATGTGAGGCGCATGGCGCGCTGTCGTATCTCGATGAGGTCCACGCGGTTGGCCTCTACGGCCCGCGCGGCGGCGGCGTCGCCGAACGTGAAGGGTTGATGGACCGGATCGACGTGATCGAGGGCACACTCGGCAAGGCGTTCGGGGTGATGGGCGGCTACATCGCCGCGTCGGCCGCGCTCGTCGATTTCGTCCGCAGCTTCGCCAGCGGCTTCATCTTCACCACCGCACTGCCGCCTGCACTGGCGGCGGGGGCGGCCGCCTCGATCCGTCACCTGAAGGTCAGCGAGATCGAACGCGCCCGCCACCGCGACCGCGTGGCGCAAGTCCGCCGCCGCCTCGACGCGATCGGCATCCCGACACTCGACAACCCCAGCCACATCATCCCGGTGATGGTCGGCGACGCGAAGAAGGCGAAGATGATCAGCGACTGGCTGCTCGACGAACACGGCATCTATGTTCAGCCGATCAACTATCCGACCGTCCCCGTCGGCACCGAACGCCTGCGGCTGACCCCGTCGCCGGTGCACAGCGATGCGGACATCGACAAATTGGTCACCGCGCTGAGCGAAATCTGGTCGCATTGCGAACTCGCGCGGCGGGAGCTTGCGGCCTGACGCTGCAAGAACCCGGCATGGCCCTTAGTGGTCGGGAACAGACGCCAGCCACGCGCTTTCCTACAGACGCGCAGCCATGCTATGCCGCATAACTCGCTATGAATGCCGCTTTTTGACATCGTCGGCCAGGTTCGCGGAATGAAGCGCATTTCGTGTGAACTTGGGTGAACTTTGGTCGAAATCGCAGGGAATGCCGCCGCGTCCACGTCGAGCGGATCGTCATCCTTTATCCTGCCGGTTCCGATGCGGCATGATGGAGCGGCCTGAAACTAATCGTGCAGCGCGCGCTGGAACCGGCGCACCGCCAGCCAGACCGCAAACAAGACCAGCGGAACGGCCCCCGCCACGACCAGATCGTGCCTGGCCCCCGGCGTCGCCTTCACCACATAGGCGATGAGCGCGACCAGATAGTAACTGATCGCGACCACCGACAGCCCTTCGACCGCCTGCTGCAGGCGCAGCTGAACCCCCGTGCGGCGGTCCATCGATTCGAGCAGATCGCGGTTCTGCCGCGCGAGCGCGATATCGATCCGCGTGCGCAGCAGTGAACTGGCCCAGGCGGCGCGCTGCGACAGATCGTCGATCCGCGCGGAAAAGGAATCGCACGTCCTGACCGCCGGCACGAGGCGCCGTTCGGTGAAATCGGCCAGCGTCTGATAGCCACGCACCGCGCCGATCTCGAGGCTCGCCAGCCGCTCGGTCGACAGCGTTGCATAGGCGCGCGTCGCCGTCATTCGATAGCGCGTCGCCGCGGCGATCCGCGCCAGCTCGGCCGATACGAAAGTCAACTCGTCAAGCAACGCAGCATCGTCGGTGCCGGGTTCTGACACGGCGTGGGTCAACGTCGACAACCGTTGCTCCAGCCGAGACACCTCCGGCGTCGCGGTCTGAGCGGTCGGCAGTCCGAGCAGCGCCATGTTGCGGTAATTGCCCAATTCCTGCAGCCGCTGCACCAGTTGCGCGGTTTCGTCCCCCTCCAGCCCACGGTCGGCGACCAGCAACCGGCCATAGCCATCGGGATGGAGCGTGAAATCGGACATCGCGCGCGCCCGGCCACCCGCCACGTCGCACACGATCAGCGCCGTCGCCTCGAACATCGCCTCCAGCGCCGCTCTGTCAGGCAGCGCAGAGTCTTGCGAGGTAACCGCGATCTGCGTCGCGCGGATCACTTCACCGGGAAATGCCGCGATCAGATGATCCGCACCGGCAAAGTCGCCGGGATCGAACGGCGCATCGAACTGGCCTCCGCGGATTAAAGTGTAGCTCGCGAATTCGGTATGGCCCTCCCACACCAGCGTCAGCCCGTTCAGGGGGATCACGGCGTAACGTGCGTCCGCTGGCAATGTGACGCCGTGCGCGACCGCGATCTCGACGATCGCCGTGCGGCTCGCCGCCGCCGCCCCGTCGCCAAGCAATGTCACGACCTGCATCAACCGGCATGGCGACGAGAACCGCGGCAGGCGGCGGACGTGCATCTCCGCCGACAGCGCGGCGCGCAACCTGTGGCTGGGGATGCTCAGCCGGTGCGGTTGCGCCCCGGCTGTCATCCGAGAAGGATTACCGCGTCGCGGTTACCGGCGCGGAGGGCGTCCCCTCCTGTCCCTCGCTCGCTGCGGCCGGCGGGATCGACGGCGCGCCGCCCTTCAGCGACGCGGGCGTCGCGACCGGGAACAGCCCCGGCGCTTCGCTGCGCATCGACACCCCGCCAAGCGGCTTCGCCAGCCCCTGGTGACACGTCAGGCAATTCGCTTTGTAAGGATCACCGTGCGGCCCCTTGCGATTGGCGGGAAACACCGACGCCAGGCTGTTGATATACTCGTCGTTCACGTCGCGCACCATGCGGATGCCGTAATAAGCCGTCGCCCGCTGCGCGCGGCTGAGCGGCCAGGCGCCCATCGACTGCGTATTGTGGCAATAGGTGCAGTTGACGCCCAATGCGCCCGAGATGTGCATCATCAGGCCATAGGTCGCCTCGGTCTGCTTGATCGACGCGCCGGGCGTGCCGCTGCGCAATCCCGTATCGCCCGCGATCCGGATGTTATCGCCGCCCTGCAAATAGGCGGCGAAAGGATCGGACGGCAAAGATGCGTATCCGACATTGGGGTCGGGCGTATTCTGCCCCCGCTTGTTCCCGCGGATCGTCAGCATCGTCGGCGATCGCTCGGCCAGCGCCCATTTATATTCGGGCACCGCATTGCCGCGGTGGCAGGTCCAGCACGTCACCCCGGTCTGCCCGACATGGCTCGCCCAGCGCGTGTTCAGCGTGCGCGTCATCTGCAGCATCCGGCGCGCGACGACCTTGGTGTATTTCTCGTCGGACGCCAGGTTCGCCGGGTTGTGGCAGTAATTGCAGCCCTGTTCGGGCGGCGCGACCCATTGCGTGATCTCCGCCATCAGATGATCGAAGCGCTGCGAACTGAGCCCGCCCAGCACGGGCACGTTCTGGTACGTTGCGGCCGCGGTCGGACCCTCGTCGGGGGGCAACGGATAAGGTTGCTTGGGGATCGCAGCCGCGGCGCGAACCGTCGTCGGATCGACGATCTGATCCATGCCGGTGCCGCGAAAGCCGGTCTGCTGCGACACCTTGGGACCGAGCTCGCACGCGCTCAGCACCAGCGGCAGCGCGATCATTGTGGGGGCTAGAAGCCGGTTCATCGCACTGCCCCCGCCAGCGTCGCGGGATCGACCGTACCCGTCGTCGGATACGCCGGCGCATAATGATGCTCGATCGCCCAAAGATACCAATTGTCGACCACGGTGCCCGTCAGCAGGATGCCGATCCCACCGGTCAGCGTCGTCAGCACCGCGAACCACCACGCCCAGCGATGGATCGATTCCATCGTCGCGTTGAATCCCATCGTCCAGCGCCAGAACAATGCCGCGCGTTCGGAGGCGGTGCCGCGGTCGGTGATCTGTTCGATCTCGCGCTCCCCGCCATAGCGCCCGACCGCCAGGATCGTCGCGCCGTGCATCGCGAACAGCAACGTCGATCCGTAGAGGAACGCGATCGATAGGCAGTGGAAGGGATTGTAGAACAGATTGCCGTAACGGATCGAGAAGGCCGCGGTCCAATCGAGGTGCGGGAAGATGCCGAACGGCACGCTTTCCGCCCAGCTGCCCATCAACATGGGACGGATAAAGCCCAGCACGACCATCAACCAGATCGCGCTGGCGAACGCCCACGACACGTGCGTCCCCATGCCGAGCGCGCGCGCCCGCACATATGTCCGCGCCCACCACAGGACGACCGATGTCGTCAAGCAGAAGCCGGCGATCTGCCACCACCCGCCTTGCGCCAACGGCACGAATAGGGTGAAGCCCCATTCCGGCCCCGGCGGCTCCAGCGCCAGCCACGGCAGTTGCCGCACGAACTGAACCGGATCCCAATTGACGCTGGCCCACATATTGAGCCCGGTGATCTCGAACGCGAGTAAGCCGAAGATCAGCGACGCGATGCCGAGCTTGCCGAGGTAGATCGGCCCGATCTGCGCCGCGCCGATCTTGCCCATCCAATAGGACGAACCCGGCCGCCCGATCCGATCGAACGATCCCGCCGGCAGCCGCGGCCCTGTTTCCGGCGTGCCCCTGATCTGCACCTGGGTGAAGAGATTCTGATAGCGTGCCATGTCAGCGTCCCCTCACGACCAGATCGGAAGATTGAGCCACCACGTCCACCATTCGGGCCAGCCGCGCGTCCACAGCGGCCCCGAAATGATGATGCACACCGCGCTCCAGAAGCCCGCGCTCAACGCCAGGAACAGGCCGAGCCGGTGGATGCCGAGCGTGCCGATCGAATAACCGATCGTGTCGCGGAAGAAGGTGTCCTCATATTCGGGCGACTTCACCTCGCCACCTTTTGGCGGATTCACTGCCGACAGGATCAGCCCGCCATGCAGCGCCAGCGCCAGCGTGGTGGTGAAGAAGAAGCTCACCGCGATCATGTGCGCGGGATTGTAGTGGAAATGGAGGTACTGGTATCCGGTGTTCGACACCCAATCGAGATGGCTGAAGATGCCGTAGGGGAAGCCGAAGCCCCACGCCCCCAGCATCATCGGGCGGATCACCACCAGGCTGATGTAGGCGAAGATCGCAAAGCCGAACGCG contains:
- the pufL gene encoding photosynthetic reaction center subunit L, with product MLLSFERKYRVRGGTLIGGDLFDFWVGPFYVGFFGVTSLICAVLGTALIFYAASLGPTWNPWLISIAPPDISYGLGLAPLREGGFWQIITLCAIGAFVSWALREVEICRKLGIGYHVPFAFGFAIFAYISLVVIRPMMLGAWGFGFPYGIFSHLDWVSNTGYQYLHFHYNPAHMIAVSFFFTTTLALALHGGLILSAVNPPKGGEVKSPEYEDTFFRDTIGYSIGTLGIHRLGLFLALSAGFWSAVCIIISGPLWTRGWPEWWTWWLNLPIWS